The Litoribacterium kuwaitense DNA window GAAGATCGCGATCAATTTTCTTTAATAAAGGGATGGCTGCTTTTCCATCATTGAGATTTCCTGACGTCATCATGCGCGTAAGAATGTATTGACTCTTTGTGCTGACGGCTAAATGTCCTTTATATCCGAACCAAAAGACATTCTTCCCGTCACTGTTTTTCTTAATCCCCCATTTTGGTTCGATGGGCGCTTCTTTAAACAACGTTTCCACTGACTC harbors:
- a CDS encoding transposase, whose product is ESVETLFKEAPIEPKWGIKKNSDGKNVFWFGYKGHLAVSTKSQYILTRMMTSGNLNDGKAAIPLLKKIDRDLPSLFTAGLFDAGYDYEPIYQQLIDQELQAVIPYNQRNE